In the genome of Candidatus Parvarchaeota archaeon, the window GTAAATGCGCAAACGGGCTTGCATCGGTTTTGGCAGGGCAAGGAAATGGAAAAGCTGAAAGTTGCGATTTTAGGGACAGGAAACATAGGCTCAGACCTTCTTGCAAAAGTCATGCGCTCAAAATACCTTGAGTGCGCATTGTTTGTTGGCCAGAACAATGACTCTGAAGGGATGAAAAAAGCGCAGGCGCTTGGCATTAAAACCTCGGACCAGTCCATTGGGGCCATAGAGCAAAACCCCGGGTGTTGCAGCATTGTGTTTGATGCCACAAGCGCGCCTGCGCACATGAAGCATGCCCCGATACTTGAAAGGCTTGGCAAATTCACACTTGACCTGACCCCTGCAAAGACGGGCAAGATGTGCATACCCATACTCAACCTTGAGCAGTGCCTTGGGTGCAGCGACGTGAATATGGTGTCGTGCGGCGGCCAGTCTTCAATTCCAGTTGCATATGCGCTTGCGCAAAGCTGCCCAAAAGTCGGATACATAGAGCTTGCCACAAGCATTGCCTCAAAGTCTGCGGGTCCAGGGACCAGGATAAATCTGGACGAGTATATTGAAACGACTCGAAAGGGCATTGAGGTTTTTACAGGCGTGAAGAGGGCAAAGGCGATATTGAACTTGAACCCTGCGGTGCCGCCAATAGACATGCACAACACGCTTTACATGGAAATGGACAACAAGCCTGACATGGAAACAATCAGGAAAAACGTTGTTGAAATGATTGGCAGGATGCAAAAGTTCACGCCAGGAATAAAGCTTGTTGCAGGGCCGGTTTGGGAGGAAGGGCGCGTGACTGTGATTACAGACATAGTCGGAGCCGGGGATTTTCTTCCAAGATATGCAGGCAACTTGGACATCATGACATGCGCAGCAGTTGCGGTTGCGGAGGAGTATGCAAAAAAGGCCGCAAGCGAAAAAGGCCAATGATGGGCGGCCAGGAAGGGTAGGTTGTATGAGACAGATTCTTGTGATTGACTCGACATTGAGGGACGGCTCCCATGCGATTAGGCACAGGTTTACAGCACAGCACGTCAAGGAGTATGCAGCTGCGGCAGAATCGGCAGGGGTAAAGCTGCTTGTTGTTGGCCATGGAAACGGCCTTGGCGCCTCCTCGCTTCAGATTGGGAAAAGCCTGCTTTCAGACCTTGATTATATCTCGATTGCAAAAAAGGAGCTTAAGAACACAAGGCTTGGGGTGCTTATTGTCCCCGGATTTGGCACGATTAATGACGACCTTGAGCCGGCCCTTGACGCAGGGGCGCAAACAGTTTTTGTCACATGCCACTGCACCGAGGCAGACATTACGCAGCGGCACATAGAGTATGTTAGCAGCCGGGGAAAGCAGGCAATAGGAGTGCTTATGATGACCCATATGCTTGATGGGGAGGGGCTTTTAGAGCAGGCAAAAAAGATGGAGCAGTACGGAGCTGATGCAGTGCTTTTGATGGATTCGGCCGGCGCCACGCTGCCTAACGAAGTGCGCCAGAAGGTTTCAGCACTAGTAAAAGGGCTTGGGATTGAAGTTGGCTACCATGCGCACAACAACCTTGGCATGGCTGTCGCAAATTCGCTTGCAGCAGTCGATTCAGGCGCAACCATTGTTGACACTACAATGAGGGGGTTTGGGGCAGGGGCTGGCAACTGCGCCCTTGAAGTCATTACAGCAGTATTGCACAAGTCCGGCTACTC includes:
- the dmpG gene encoding 4-hydroxy-2-oxovalerate aldolase; translation: MRQILVIDSTLRDGSHAIRHRFTAQHVKEYAAAAESAGVKLLVVGHGNGLGASSLQIGKSLLSDLDYISIAKKELKNTRLGVLIVPGFGTINDDLEPALDAGAQTVFVTCHCTEADITQRHIEYVSSRGKQAIGVLMMTHMLDGEGLLEQAKKMEQYGADAVLLMDSAGATLPNEVRQKVSALVKGLGIEVGYHAHNNLGMAVANSLAAVDSGATIVDTTMRGFGAGAGNCALEVITAVLHKSGYSTGMDEFRLMDISDRIVTKFMDKPIEIDGVRLTSGIAGVFSGFAPVAQKVGAQFGVDPKQILVELGKRKIVAGQEDYITEVALELSKKSKKDG
- a CDS encoding acetaldehyde dehydrogenase (acetylating); translated protein: MEKLKVAILGTGNIGSDLLAKVMRSKYLECALFVGQNNDSEGMKKAQALGIKTSDQSIGAIEQNPGCCSIVFDATSAPAHMKHAPILERLGKFTLDLTPAKTGKMCIPILNLEQCLGCSDVNMVSCGGQSSIPVAYALAQSCPKVGYIELATSIASKSAGPGTRINLDEYIETTRKGIEVFTGVKRAKAILNLNPAVPPIDMHNTLYMEMDNKPDMETIRKNVVEMIGRMQKFTPGIKLVAGPVWEEGRVTVITDIVGAGDFLPRYAGNLDIMTCAAVAVAEEYAKKAASEKGQ